TTCAGTGACAAATCAGATAGTTTCATTTTTGTTCAGTATTGTCTTAACCTTGATGTGGCCGTTTTTTTGATCCGGCGCCTGCCCGATTAACGCTTCCTGATTTTTTGACTCTACCACAATATCATTTCTTAAAATATTTTCATTGTCCGATATTACGATCTTCTCGCCCTTTTCAACCGTAACCTTATTCAATATATTTATATA
This sequence is a window from Patescibacteria group bacterium. Protein-coding genes within it:
- the gatC gene encoding Asp-tRNA(Asn)/Glu-tRNA(Gln) amidotransferase subunit GatC; amino-acid sequence: MNLTKEEVEHLAKLARIDLTAEEVSRFQKQITSILDYINILNKVTVEKGEKIVISDNENILRNDIVVESKNQEALIGQAPDQKNGHIKVKTILNKNETI